A window from Oscillospiraceae bacterium encodes these proteins:
- a CDS encoding cysteine desulfurase family protein, whose product MQKIYLDNASTTPVCAAALEKFNELSRENWGNASALHEYGRRTAQILTESRRIFLDLLGDGELIFTSGGTESNNLALFGVCDKHRSGRIIITADEHSSMANPAKQLQSKGFEVVFVPYGGGEEAFLKSFSAALTPDTIFCGVMAVNNETGLIFPVKKAAALAHKIAPDTVFHTDAVQAFCKIPFSPKALGADICSVSGHKIGAFQGVGALWIRKGVKLTPRFYGGHQQNELRPGTEPIALIGAFAETAKQMAGTLPERTEKAKSFFETLRSRLFGTEVLFNGAFGSPFIGSISLPKVPSEVLMRFLEEKGILVSAGAACSGGKVSPAAADLIGENAKYTLRVSLGLQNTPDDAAALAAVLILAQERFSRQIRT is encoded by the coding sequence ATGCAAAAAATCTACCTCGACAACGCCTCGACGACACCTGTTTGTGCCGCGGCGCTTGAAAAATTCAATGAACTCTCCCGCGAAAATTGGGGAAACGCCTCAGCTTTGCACGAATACGGCCGCCGCACCGCACAAATTCTCACGGAATCCAGACGTATTTTTCTTGATCTCTTAGGTGACGGGGAATTGATTTTCACAAGCGGCGGTACCGAGAGCAACAATCTTGCGCTGTTCGGCGTCTGCGACAAGCACCGAAGCGGCAGAATCATCATCACGGCTGACGAGCACTCTTCTATGGCGAATCCCGCAAAACAGCTGCAGAGCAAGGGCTTCGAAGTGGTCTTCGTTCCATACGGCGGCGGGGAAGAGGCCTTTTTAAAAAGTTTTTCGGCGGCATTGACGCCCGATACGATCTTCTGCGGCGTCATGGCTGTCAATAATGAAACAGGTTTGATTTTTCCGGTCAAAAAAGCCGCCGCTCTCGCGCACAAAATCGCCCCGGACACTGTCTTTCACACCGATGCGGTGCAGGCGTTCTGCAAAATCCCGTTCAGCCCGAAAGCCCTCGGTGCCGATATCTGCTCGGTCAGCGGACATAAAATCGGCGCGTTTCAGGGCGTCGGTGCGCTTTGGATCAGGAAAGGCGTGAAACTCACCCCGCGTTTTTACGGCGGACATCAACAAAACGAATTGCGTCCCGGTACCGAGCCGATTGCTTTAATCGGGGCTTTCGCCGAGACAGCGAAACAGATGGCCGGAACTCTGCCCGAGCGTACCGAAAAAGCCAAGTCCTTTTTCGAGACGCTGCGCAGCCGGCTGTTCGGTACCGAAGTCCTGTTCAACGGCGCGTTCGGCTCGCCGTTCATCGGAAGCATCTCTCTTCCAAAAGTCCCATCAGAAGTTTTAATGCGGTTTTTGGAGGAGAAAGGAATTCTCGTCTCGGCAGGCGCGGCCTGTTCGGGCGGCAAAGTCAGTCCCGCCGCAGCCGACCTGATCGGCGAAAACGCCAAATACACCCTGCGCGTCAGTTTGGGCCTGCAGAACACCCCCGACGACGCCGCCGCTCTCGCGGCAGTCCTGATTTTAGCTCAGGAACGTTTTTCAAGGCAAATAAGAACTTAA
- a CDS encoding DJ-1/PfpI family protein has product MNMVYIFMADGFEELELIAPADMLRRAGAQVALVGIGKMQITSSHGFKINADLAEDLVDMAKAEMLVLPGGSVGTKNLIANNTVKIAVETAIQNNIWIGAICAAPSLLQQRGYLDGKNFTCYPDCQNDSLGGHYTGNPVEISGKIITAKGAGAALMFGKALTAALCGVAAAEKLCAAMMVQ; this is encoded by the coding sequence ATGAACATGGTATATATCTTTATGGCCGACGGCTTCGAAGAACTCGAACTGATTGCTCCGGCGGATATGCTGCGGCGCGCAGGCGCGCAAGTCGCTCTGGTCGGCATCGGTAAAATGCAGATTACCTCTTCGCACGGTTTTAAAATCAACGCTGATCTAGCCGAGGATCTGGTAGATATGGCGAAAGCCGAGATGTTGGTTTTGCCCGGCGGCAGCGTCGGCACCAAAAACCTGATTGCAAACAATACCGTTAAAATCGCGGTCGAGACGGCAATTCAGAATAACATCTGGATCGGGGCGATCTGCGCAGCCCCGAGTTTACTGCAGCAGCGCGGATATCTGGACGGCAAAAACTTCACCTGTTATCCCGACTGCCAAAACGATTCGCTCGGCGGCCATTATACCGGAAATCCCGTTGAAATCTCGGGAAAGATCATCACCGCAAAGGGCGCGGGCGCAGCGCTTATGTTCGGCAAAGCGCTGACAGCGGCGCTCTGCGGCGTAGCGGCCGCCGAAAAGCTCTGCGCCGCCATGATGGTGCAGTGA
- a CDS encoding DUF1385 domain-containing protein, with the protein MSEEKKKVCYAPVGGQALMGGIMMRANSTKQSAFVVRLPNGGLFIEKTPIVSVRDKHKWLRAPVIRGIVGFIESMKDGYSALNRSIELTFPEDEETGKMTEKQKKRDETLTSAAIWLGGALGIVAAVFLMFWLPTFLVNLIDQHIVLGGWKGLAEGALKLVIYVSYLLLCTLNKEVKHVFMYHGAEHKTIFCFEKGLPLTVENVRAQKRFHPRCGTSFLFLMLAVSIIIYTFVRFEGVTSSPALDRLIMVGAKLILLPVIMGIGFELLQLCGKYDNILTRIIAAPGLWFQRITAKEPDDDGILEVGIASLQATLNLEITVPVDPPVKAEIDRPEPAESAK; encoded by the coding sequence ATGTCAGAGGAGAAGAAAAAGGTCTGTTATGCCCCGGTGGGCGGGCAGGCGCTGATGGGCGGCATTATGATGCGCGCCAATTCCACCAAACAGAGCGCTTTTGTCGTCCGTCTTCCGAACGGCGGACTTTTTATCGAAAAAACACCGATCGTCAGCGTTCGGGATAAGCACAAATGGCTGAGAGCACCGGTCATTCGCGGCATCGTTGGCTTTATCGAATCGATGAAAGACGGCTATTCAGCCTTGAATCGCTCAATCGAACTGACGTTTCCCGAGGATGAAGAGACCGGGAAGATGACTGAGAAACAGAAAAAACGGGACGAAACGCTGACTTCGGCGGCCATTTGGCTGGGCGGCGCGCTCGGCATCGTCGCGGCGGTTTTTTTGATGTTCTGGCTTCCGACGTTTTTGGTCAATCTCATTGATCAGCACATCGTTCTCGGCGGATGGAAAGGCCTTGCCGAGGGCGCACTGAAACTGGTCATCTATGTGAGTTATCTGCTGTTATGTACATTAAATAAAGAAGTCAAGCATGTATTCATGTATCACGGAGCGGAACACAAGACGATTTTTTGTTTCGAAAAAGGGCTTCCGCTGACTGTTGAGAATGTGCGGGCGCAGAAGAGGTTCCATCCCCGCTGCGGGACGAGCTTTTTATTTTTAATGCTTGCCGTCAGCATCATTATCTATACCTTTGTGCGATTTGAAGGCGTCACGTCTTCTCCCGCGCTCGACCGGCTGATCATGGTCGGCGCAAAACTGATTTTGCTGCCGGTGATCATGGGTATCGGCTTCGAGCTTTTACAGCTCTGCGGAAAATACGACAATATTTTGACCCGTATCATCGCAGCCCCGGGTCTTTGGTTTCAGCGCATCACAGCCAAGGAGCCGGACGACGACGGTATACTCGAGGTCGGCATTGCCTCTTTGCAGGCGACTTTAAATCTCGAGATCACCGTTCCGGTCGATCCGCCCGTGAAAGCCGAAATCGATCGGCCCGAACCTGCGGAATCAGCAAAATGA
- a CDS encoding phosphatidylglycerol lysyltransferase domain-containing protein, which translates to MQFEEVTLSHRPAINSIVAESGELGCEYCFGNFFMWAWLNDTRIKIGNNFFVTKEYIPYKRYLCPTGNLEDAELRDLISALIDDAKQNNHPFAIHRVRKQCVGRIHEMYGDRFVFTPDRDEFDYIYNREDLANLSGKKYHSKRNFITRFETENPDWSYEDITRKNIPDCMEIYRKWLLFQVENPGAEVELKALSLGFDHYEELGFKGGLLRVKGVPAAFTFGEPITEKCFVTHAEKALREYIGAYAMINREFAKNTLSEYELINREEDMGIEGLRTAKLSYHPVMLYEKYIMTERSE; encoded by the coding sequence ATGCAATTTGAGGAGGTCACCCTCTCACACCGTCCCGCTATCAACTCCATTGTCGCCGAGAGCGGAGAGCTCGGCTGCGAATACTGTTTCGGAAACTTTTTCATGTGGGCATGGCTCAATGACACCCGAATTAAAATCGGCAACAACTTTTTTGTCACCAAAGAATATATACCTTATAAGCGCTATCTTTGTCCTACCGGCAATCTCGAAGACGCCGAACTGCGGGATTTGATTTCGGCCTTGATTGACGATGCCAAACAAAACAATCACCCGTTTGCGATACACCGTGTGCGCAAGCAGTGCGTAGGTCGTATCCACGAGATGTACGGTGACCGGTTCGTCTTCACGCCGGATCGTGACGAGTTCGATTATATCTACAACCGTGAGGACTTGGCCAATCTGTCGGGCAAAAAGTACCATTCCAAGCGCAATTTCATCACCCGGTTCGAAACCGAAAATCCTGATTGGTCCTACGAGGACATCACGCGAAAAAACATTCCCGACTGCATGGAAATTTACCGCAAGTGGCTGTTGTTCCAAGTCGAAAATCCCGGCGCGGAAGTCGAATTAAAAGCACTGTCCCTCGGTTTCGACCACTACGAAGAACTCGGCTTCAAAGGCGGATTACTGCGCGTAAAAGGCGTTCCCGCCGCTTTTACTTTCGGCGAGCCGATCACAGAAAAATGCTTTGTGACCCACGCCGAAAAAGCCCTGCGCGAATACATCGGCGCTTACGCGATGATAAACCGCGAGTTCGCCAAAAACACCCTATCCGAATACGAACTCATCAACCGCGAGGAGGACATGGGCATCGAAGGCCTTCGAACCGCAAAACTGTCCTACCATCCGGTGATGCTTTATGAAAAATATATCATGACCGAGAGGAGCGAATGA
- the thiI gene encoding tRNA uracil 4-sulfurtransferase ThiI, with amino-acid sequence MQEVLLLKLGETILKGLNRNTFEDMLLRNLRRRLKRVGTYNVSFAQSTFYINALKNKEGELSDIAKAEEIADRLFGVVTVARAAVVEKDYEKIAETAAEYCAGELSRAKTFKVAAKRSDKRFPMNSMQICAELGGYLLDKFSNLKVDIHNPEFIVTVEIRDFAAYVHCGSHKGAGGLPTGSSGKGMILISGGLDSPVAAWMMARRGQILEAIHFESPPYTGPQAEQKVVDLLRKVSRYSGRINLHIVSFTEIQEAIADKCPEPLFTIIMRRFMMRIAQQLAIDTGCECLITGESLGQVASQTIGALACTDAVCEIPVFRPLIGTDKEEIIQNARKLDTYDISILPYEDCCTVFTPKHPKTRPHLEEIEAAEAALDIGRLIESAFTTLKKVNINP; translated from the coding sequence ATGCAGGAAGTATTATTATTAAAATTGGGTGAGACCATTTTAAAAGGCCTCAACCGCAATACCTTTGAGGACATGCTGCTGCGCAATCTGCGCCGTCGGCTGAAACGTGTCGGAACCTATAACGTCTCGTTTGCCCAGTCCACCTTCTATATTAACGCACTCAAAAACAAAGAGGGCGAACTCTCCGATATCGCCAAAGCCGAAGAGATCGCCGACCGGCTGTTCGGCGTCGTCACCGTGGCGAGAGCTGCCGTGGTCGAAAAAGATTATGAAAAGATCGCTGAGACGGCGGCAGAATATTGTGCCGGCGAGCTCTCCCGCGCCAAGACCTTCAAGGTCGCAGCCAAGCGCTCGGACAAGCGTTTTCCGATGAATTCCATGCAGATCTGCGCCGAACTCGGCGGTTATCTGCTCGATAAATTTTCGAATCTCAAAGTCGATATTCACAATCCCGAATTCATTGTCACTGTTGAAATCCGCGACTTTGCCGCCTATGTCCACTGCGGCAGCCATAAAGGGGCAGGGGGCCTGCCGACCGGGAGTTCCGGTAAAGGAATGATTTTGATCTCCGGCGGCTTGGACAGCCCCGTCGCCGCATGGATGATGGCGCGGCGCGGCCAGATTCTCGAAGCCATCCATTTCGAGAGCCCGCCCTATACCGGACCGCAGGCCGAACAGAAGGTCGTTGATTTGCTGCGCAAGGTCTCGCGGTATTCCGGCCGCATCAATCTGCATATCGTCAGTTTCACCGAGATCCAGGAAGCCATCGCGGATAAATGTCCCGAGCCGCTTTTCACGATCATCATGCGTCGCTTTATGATGCGAATCGCCCAGCAGCTGGCGATTGACACCGGATGCGAATGCCTCATCACCGGCGAAAGTCTGGGGCAGGTCGCAAGCCAAACCATCGGCGCGCTCGCCTGTACCGATGCAGTCTGCGAAATCCCGGTTTTCCGGCCTCTGATCGGCACCGATAAAGAGGAGATTATTCAGAACGCCCGAAAATTAGACACTTACGATATTTCCATTCTGCCCTACGAGGACTGCTGCACCGTTTTCACGCCAAAGCACCCAAAGACCAGACCTCATTTGGAGGAAATCGAGGCGGCGGAAGCGGCACTCGATATCGGGCGCTTAATTGAAAGTGCGTTTACGACGCTTAAGAAAGTCAATATCAATCCGTAA
- the prmC gene encoding peptide chain release factor N(5)-glutamine methyltransferase, with protein sequence MRQSAKKLCREAAETLRAAGVENAAAEARWLAERFFCCSAEELSVDFEVKNPFKFLKAVQKRSAGEPLQYLLGTQDFMGLTIKVGRGVLIPRSETELLVRAGAKAVPRAKVVWDLCAGSGCVGLGLRKLLPEAKVFFAEKYAAALKMLRENVSEDEYCRIIRADVRKNKLLNLPQPDLILCNPPYIPSEDIPSLQREVQREPKCALDGGSDGLEFYRVLASLAKERLKAGGALCAELGIGQAEAAEEIFSEFDTDSCKDAQGIIRVITAVKTWNGK encoded by the coding sequence ATGAGGCAAAGCGCAAAAAAGTTATGCCGTGAGGCGGCAGAAACGCTGAGAGCAGCCGGCGTCGAGAACGCCGCCGCCGAGGCGCGCTGGCTTGCCGAGCGGTTTTTTTGCTGCTCCGCCGAAGAGCTTTCTGTTGATTTTGAGGTTAAAAATCCCTTTAAATTTTTAAAGGCGGTCCAAAAACGGAGCGCCGGAGAACCGTTGCAATATCTGTTGGGTACGCAGGACTTCATGGGCCTGACGATAAAAGTCGGCAGGGGCGTTTTAATTCCGAGGTCGGAAACCGAACTGCTTGTCCGGGCCGGGGCAAAGGCCGTTCCGAGGGCAAAAGTCGTCTGGGATTTGTGCGCCGGGAGCGGCTGCGTCGGTTTGGGGCTGAGAAAATTGCTGCCCGAGGCAAAGGTGTTTTTTGCAGAAAAATATGCGGCGGCTTTGAAAATGCTCCGGGAAAATGTCTCGGAAGATGAATACTGTCGGATCATTCGGGCGGATGTGCGTAAAAATAAATTATTGAATCTGCCGCAGCCCGATCTGATATTGTGCAATCCGCCGTATATTCCGAGTGAAGATATTCCTTCGCTTCAACGCGAGGTACAGCGTGAACCGAAATGCGCCCTTGACGGCGGTTCGGACGGGCTGGAATTTTATCGTGTTCTTGCCTCTCTCGCCAAAGAGCGCCTGAAAGCCGGCGGAGCGTTGTGCGCGGAACTTGGGATCGGGCAGGCTGAAGCGGCAGAGGAAATTTTTTCGGAGTTTGATACCGATTCCTGCAAAGATGCGCAGGGAATTATACGTGTGATTACGGCTGTAAAAACATGGAATGGTAAATAA
- a CDS encoding thymidylate kinase, which translates to MPKRARLIAFEGCDGTGKTTQAALLTKRLKAEGFRVKMLKFPNYDSPSSGPAKMYLDGELAKDPNAISPYAASMLYAVDRFCSYRSDWKKDYEDGVLLVSDRYTTSNMIFQGAKLHDPERKAYLAWLKDAEYGKLGLPIPDLVFYLDLPVEVSEKLVRQRSDKTGQGEDIHEIDLDYQQAVHDAGLEIAQNEGWTVINCAKNGLLMPPDELSDIIRSKIKN; encoded by the coding sequence ATGCCAAAGAGGGCGAGATTGATCGCATTTGAGGGCTGCGACGGAACAGGTAAAACTACGCAGGCGGCCCTGCTCACCAAGCGGTTGAAAGCAGAGGGATTCCGGGTTAAAATGCTCAAGTTTCCCAATTATGACAGCCCGTCCAGCGGCCCCGCAAAGATGTATCTGGACGGCGAACTCGCCAAAGACCCGAATGCAATCAGCCCGTATGCGGCTTCAATGTTGTATGCGGTCGATCGGTTCTGCTCATATCGCAGCGATTGGAAGAAGGATTATGAAGACGGCGTTTTACTGGTCAGTGACCGCTATACGACTTCGAACATGATCTTTCAGGGCGCGAAGCTGCATGACCCCGAGCGAAAAGCGTATCTTGCGTGGCTTAAAGACGCAGAATACGGAAAGCTTGGCTTACCCATACCCGATTTGGTGTTTTATCTTGACTTGCCGGTCGAAGTCAGTGAAAAGCTGGTCAGACAGCGCTCGGACAAAACGGGGCAGGGTGAGGACATCCACGAAATCGATTTAGATTACCAGCAAGCCGTGCATGATGCCGGACTCGAAATCGCACAAAACGAGGGCTGGACGGTCATCAACTGCGCTAAAAACGGACTGTTGATGCCGCCCGACGAACTGAGTGACATCATCCGGTCAAAGATTAAAAATTAG
- the mltG gene encoding endolytic transglycosylase MltG produces MKQTRELNSAEKGTYKERWQRFRRTAMGDLTVALFWVAGGIILGASMVGSFSDVLGIMKNSTQREVQVKAGWSTLDMAFAMKKAGVINHPWVFAVYTMLNDTDGTFKSGTYLLDGGMTYDKIISTIQRKQSSQTVRLTFTEGMNAAEIGAMLEENKVCLKSEFLKAVNTGAYNYDFIPAGGAQSGRFYRLEGYLFPDTYDFFINESVDSVIKKFLNNFNSKFTVKLRERAAEMGMTLDQAVTLASIIEKEAPDVFEMANVSAVFHNRLLKPQAYPKLQSNVTSYYVKNVIDKALTFTDPSYTQVYDTYVCSGLPVGPICNPGGAALTAALYPSATDYYYFVTDADGNFYYAMTLSQHNANISKASRVGANIGGTYTHD; encoded by the coding sequence ATGAAACAGACACGCGAATTAAATTCTGCGGAAAAAGGAACTTACAAAGAACGGTGGCAGCGTTTCCGCCGCACCGCGATGGGCGATCTGACGGTTGCCCTGTTTTGGGTTGCCGGCGGCATTATCCTGGGCGCCTCGATGGTCGGATCCTTTTCAGACGTGTTGGGAATTATGAAAAACAGCACCCAGCGTGAGGTTCAGGTCAAAGCCGGCTGGTCAACGCTGGACATGGCTTTTGCGATGAAAAAGGCCGGCGTAATCAATCACCCGTGGGTGTTTGCGGTTTATACAATGCTCAACGACACGGACGGCACCTTTAAATCCGGCACCTATCTGCTTGACGGCGGCATGACCTACGATAAAATCATCAGTACCATCCAGCGCAAGCAGAGCAGCCAAACTGTCCGTCTCACCTTTACTGAAGGTATGAATGCCGCCGAGATCGGCGCTATGCTCGAGGAAAACAAGGTCTGTCTTAAGAGCGAATTCTTAAAAGCCGTCAACACCGGCGCTTATAATTATGATTTTATCCCCGCCGGCGGTGCCCAGAGCGGCAGATTCTACCGCCTTGAAGGATATCTGTTCCCCGATACCTATGATTTCTTTATCAACGAAAGCGTCGACTCGGTCATAAAAAAATTCCTGAATAACTTTAATTCAAAATTCACTGTAAAATTGCGCGAACGCGCGGCCGAGATGGGTATGACCCTCGATCAGGCGGTCACGCTGGCTTCGATCATCGAAAAAGAAGCCCCGGACGTGTTCGAGATGGCAAACGTCTCGGCGGTATTTCATAACCGTCTGCTCAAACCGCAGGCCTACCCGAAACTTCAGTCGAACGTGACGAGTTATTATGTCAAAAACGTCATCGACAAGGCACTGACTTTTACCGATCCGAGTTATACGCAGGTCTATGATACCTATGTCTGCAGCGGGCTTCCGGTCGGGCCGATCTGCAATCCGGGCGGCGCGGCGCTGACGGCCGCACTTTACCCGTCCGCAACCGATTATTATTATTTTGTCACCGACGCCGATGGAAATTTCTATTACGCAATGACCCTCTCCCAACACAATGCCAACATCAGCAAAGCAAGCAGAGTCGGCGCGAACATCGGCGGAACTTATACACACGACTGA